The Primulina eburnea isolate SZY01 chromosome 13, ASM2296580v1, whole genome shotgun sequence genome includes a region encoding these proteins:
- the LOC140810314 gene encoding uncharacterized protein has translation MVEFDIILGMDWLAKNHAIVDCQKKEIRLQTPAKREVVYQGKSKERKSLLSASQAWKAIKGGEEIYLAVINEAKEEEVPKLEYIPIVQEFPDVFPEELPGEIPDREVEFEINLAPDAVPISKAPYRMAPAELKELKEQLQELLDKKQIRPSASPWGAPVLFIRLPSVKSQSRRYP, from the exons ATGgtggagtttgacatcattcttggaatggactggttagcTAAGAACCATGCCATAGTAGACTGTCAGAAGAAAGAAATTAGACTTCAAACTCCAGCAAAGAGGGAAGTTGTATATCAAGGGAAATCCAAAGAAAGGAAATCTCTGCTATCTGCCTCGCAAGCCTGGAAGGCCATAAAGGGAGGAGAAGAGATTTATCTGGCAGTAATTAATGAAGCCAAAGAGGAAGAAGTCCCAAAATTGGAATATATTccaattgttcaagaatttccagacgtttttcccgaagaatTACCAGGAGAGATACCCGATAGAGAagtagaatttgaaatcaactTGGCCCCTGATGCTgtaccaatctctaaggcaccataccgaatggctccagctgaATTGAAGGAGTTAAAGGAGCAACTCCAAGAATTGCTGGACAAGAAGCAGATTCGTCCTAGTGCATCTCCGTGGGGAGCCCCAGtgcttttt ATCAGGTTACCATCAGTTAAAAGTCAAAGCAGaagatatccctaa